GAGGTCGCAAGTCTGCAAAAACTAGCCGAGGAGCTAGCCAAGATCCGCGTAAAGATCGTAAAGCAGACGGGTGAGAGTGGCGCGCTTTTCGGCTCGGTGACCAAAGATGAGATCGCAACCGCGCTAAAAGAGCAAAAAGGGATCGAAATCGATAAGAAAATTTTAGAGACCGAGGCTATTAAAACGACTGGGATCTACGATGTAAATGCCAAGCTAAAGCACGGCATAAGTGCTAAATTTGAGATTGAGGTGGCTAGTGTTTGAAGCGACTACCATTTTAGCCTACAAAGGCGCGAAGGGCTCTGTCATCGGCGGCGACGGGCAGGTTACGTTCGGAAACACCGTCTTAAAGGGCAATGCGACTAAAATTCGAAAGATCGGCAAAGAGGGTAATGTTTTAGCGGGCTTTGCGGGCAGCACCGCCGATGCGTTTAATCTTTTTGATATGTTTGAGAAGTGCTTAGATGGCGCAAAGGGCGATCTTTTAAGGGCCGTGATAGAATTTAGCAAGCAGTGGCGCAAGGATAAGTATCTGCGAAAGCTCGAAGCGATGATGCTGGTGCTGGACCGCAAAAATATCTTTCTGCTTAGCGGCACGGGCGATGTGGTAGAGCCGGACGACGGCAAGATTGCAGCGATCGGAAGCGGCGGAAATTACGCTCTTAGCGCGGCGCGAGCTTTGGATAAATTTGCAAGCTTAGACGAAGAGGAGCTCGTAAAACAAAGCCTTAAAATCGCGGGCGAGATTTGCATTTACACGAACGAAAACATCAAAACATACGCAATTTGGGACGAAAAGAGATGATGACGCCAAAGCAGATCGTAGAGAAATTAGACGAATATATAATCGGACAAAATAGCGCCAAACGCACGATAGCGGTGGCTTTGCGAAATCGCTACCGTAGAATGGCGCTCGAAGATGAGATGAAAAACGAGGTGATGCCCAAAAACATCCTGATGATCGGATCTACCGGCGTGGGCAAGACCGAGATCGCGCGCAGGCTTTCGAAGATGTTTGGACTTCCTTTTATCAAGGTCGAGGCGAGCAAATATACTGAAGTAGGCTTCGTGGGGCGCGACGTGGAGAGCATGGTGCGCGATCTGGCCGCCGCGTCGGTAAATTTAGTACGCGGCGAGGAATTTGAAAAGAATAAAGACAAGATCGATGATTACATCAAGCGTAAAATTTTAGAAAAAGTCCTTCCGCCGCTTCCGCGCGGAGCGAGCGAGGAGAAGGTCGCAGATTACGAAAAAAGCTACGAAAAGATGGCAGCTAAGCTCGAGCGTGGCGATCTGGATGATCTTAGTATCGAGATCGAAGTAAGCGAAAACGCGCTTGAGTCAAATCCAAATTTGCCGCCCGAGATGGCGAATATGCAGGAAAGCTTCATCAAAGTAATCGGAATTTCGACGCGCAAGAGCAAAAAAGAGATGAAGGTAAAAGACGCCAAGGTTGCCCTTAAAAGTGAGGCTAGCGAGAAGGTCCTCGATATGGAGAGCATCAAAGCCGAAGCCGTTAGGCGCGCGCAAAACGAGGGCATCATCTTTATCGATGAGATCGATAAGGTGGCGGTCTCAAGCGGCAATAGCGGCAGGCAGGATCCGAGCAAAGAGGGCGTGCAGCGCGATCTGCTTCCGATCGTGGAGGGCAGCAGCGTAAGCACGAAATTCGGCAATATCGACACCGATCACATCCTTTTTATCGCCGCGGGCGCCTTTCATATCAGCAAACCGAGCGATCTCATACCCGAGCTTCAGGGGCGCTTCCCGCTTCGCGTCGAGCTTGATAGCTTAGACGAGGCGGCGCTGTGTGAAATTTTGACCAAGCCGAAAAATTCGCTTCTTAAGCAGTACTCGGCGCTTTTAAAGACCGAGGGCGTGGAGTTGGAATTTAGCGAGGACGGGGTCAAAGCGATCGCGAAATTTGCGGCGAGCACGAACGAAAAAGTAGAAGACATCGGCGCTAGAAGGCTGCATACGATAATGGAAAAGGTGCTTGAGGATATCAGCTTCGAAGCGGATAAGTTTAAAGGGCAAAAGATCGTCGTGGATGAAAAGCTCGTAAGCGAAAAGCTCGCAGGCATCGCAAGCGACGAGGATCTGGCGAAATACATTTTATAAGGCGGCTCCGCAGTTGCTTTTAGAAAACTGCGGAGCCGCGGAATTTTACGGTTTTTAAATTTGCAAAGCGTTAGAATTTTAGGTGCGAAATTTAGCGAAATTTTAAAATGCGCAGAAATTTTATCTTTTTAAATTTGACGATGCTTTAAAATTTTAAGTCTGTAAAATTTCAAGGATGATTGAATTCTGCGCGGTGCGGGCTATATATAATGTAGTCGTGGGATGAAATTTAAAATTTCGCTGCTAGTTTATGAAGCCGTAAAATTTACGGCGCGCAGAATTTGAAGTAGATAAAATTCTGCGCCTAGGGGAGCGGAATTTAGCGCTACCGTGCAGCTTGAAATTTTAAAATTTCACTTTCTTGCGCGGCGTTGGAATTTTAAAATTCCGACGCTCGTGTGGAGCCTGCCTGCACAAAACGAGATTTTAGAATTTTACCCGCAAGGGCTTAGTGTTGCGGTTGCAAGATAAATTTATAAATTTAAGGAAAATATGAAAAGCGGATTTGTAACGCTCATCGGGCGGACGAATGCGGGCAAGAGCTCGCTGTTAAACTATCTCTGCGGCGAGAAAATTTCGCTCGTCTCGCATAAAATTAACGCCACGCGCCGCAAGATTAACGGCATCGTGATGAACGGCGCAGATCAGGTGATTTTCACGGACACGCCCGGGCTGCACGAAAGCGCCAAGCTGATGAATAAACTGATGGTCGAAGTGGCGCTCGGAGCGATTGAGGGCTGCGATTTGGTGCTGTTTTTGGCGCCAGTGCACGACGATACCGCGGAATACGAAAAATTTTTAAATTTAAACGCAGGCACCAAACATATCGTTATTCTGACCAAAATTGACGAAGCAAACGACGAAAAGATCGTGCAGAGGCTGCTGCAATATCAAAAATTTACCGATAAATTCGAAGCGATAATCCCCGTTAGCATCAAAAAAAAGGTCTATAAAAAGCAAGTTTTGGACGAAATTTGTAAAATTTTACCCGAGCACGAGTATTTTTACGACCCCGAAATTTTAAGCGCGACCAACGAGCGTGAAATTTACCGCGACTTCATACTCGAGGCGATCTTTGAGAGCATGAGCGACGAGATCCCGTATTGCAGCGATGTCGTGATGGAAAAAGTGGTGGAAAAACCCGGTCTAATCTCGGTATATGCGCGGATCATAACGGACACCAATTCCCACAAAGAGATGTTGATCGGCAAAAACGGCGAGGCAATAAAGCGGATCGGAATTCGAGCCAAAAAGTTAATTTCAAATTTTTCTAAGGTCAAAATTTACTTAAAATTAACAGTTTTTGTAAAAAAAAGCTGGAAAAATGACGAATTTAGGGTAAAAACCGATTTTATCTATTGACATTTTATTTTATTTCTATTAGTATTAGCAGCGTAGAAAATTTCATTTGGAAGTGGAGTGTTATGGCAAAGAATAGTAAAAATGCTAGTTCGATTGTTGCGATTAACAAAGTCACGCAAACCATATTCGGTCTAAGTGAGAATGAAGTTTTCGAGCACGACTTCTCAAAAGCAAATCGTGCGAAGGAAACTTACGTCTCATATATTCCGTATAAGGATATAATGACTGCGACGGTCGAAATAAGCAGATCGGTAGAGGACGCGGATCTTTTAGATGCGATCGTCGTTAAGGTGTATGAGGAGCTGGGGCTTGACACCGCTTTGGATTACAAAATCACCTATAGTGAGGTAATAGGCGCTGGCGGCGATGATAGAATTTTCAACGTCTTTGTCGTAGATAATGCCAAACTCACTTCAGAATTCGATGCGATTGCCGCTAGGACGAACTACATCGACTATGTGGCTATGGCTCCGTTTTTATACGAGGGCTTGTATAATAGAGGCGTCCTAACTCGCGACGGGATCGACTGCTTCATCTACTTGCAGCGCGACGATGCGTTTTTGGTAGTGTATCAAAACGGCGAATATTTTCAATCCCGCCAAGTAAGATATAACCTAAAATTTTTGCATGAAAAATATGTCGAGCTAGTCGGTAGCAGAGTCGATGAAGAGAGTTTTTATAGACTGCTCTCCAAACAGGGAGTAAATTTAGAAAATCCGACCGAACGCGATTATATGATCCAAATTTTTGACGATATGTTTTACTACATCAACGACGTATTGAACGGTATTAGTAAAATTTACAACGTCAATATTCAAAATGTCTATATCGGAACGGATATCGGTAAAATTCCTGCGATTGAGGTTTTTGTAGAAAATAATCTAAAGCTAAGATACAAGGATTTTAATTTTAACGTTGCAATCAACGCGAAAGATTATCCGCTCACTCAGCTAGATATTTTGATGTTCTTAGTGGGTCAAGATTATTTGGTTACTAAAGACGATGATCACAACTACTCGCCGTTTATGAGACCTCCGCCTTTGACCCAAAGATCAACCGGCAAGCTGATAGGCTATATGCTGCTAGGCTGCTTACTTGGCGCTGCGTATCCTGCGTATAACTTCGGCTATGGATATTATAATAATATGGTAGCTAACGATAAAACTAGCGAATATCAGGGTTTAGAAGATCAGATGGTTCCTGCTAGAGCCGAAAGTGCGCGTTTGGATAAAGAGACTAAAGAGGTAAATGCCCAGGCTGCTAAGAGTGGTAAGGAGCTTAACGATAGGCGCGAACTAATTAACGCTATCTCAGATAAGAAAAACAATTACGCCATGAAAGGCGTTTCTATTTTCGAGCTAACCAATATGGTTGTTAAAAATAAGGGCAATATGGTTAGGATCGGTGATGAGAATAGGACCCTAACTGTTCAGGTGCGCACCAAAAATGATAAGCAAATGACCGAACTTTTAGAGGATATCAGTAAAAAAGAGGCGTATGGCGTGGATACTAAAACAATCGCACTACAAGAGGGTAATAAAACCGTATTTTACGATAGCAACATCAGTGTGGAGGTTAAATAATGAAAAAGAAAAGTTCATTAGATCAACTTGATCAATGGTTTGCCTCCAAGGGAAATAGTGCAAATAACTATTTTTACATAGCTTTGTTGTTTGTAGGTTTGGTAGCTTACTTTATTTTGAGTAACTATGCGGATCCGTATTTAGAAGAGAGCGAAACAAATCTAAGTACTGCCACGACTAAGCTTGAAGGCGCACAAAGAGAGTATAACGAGTTTTTTGGCGGTGATCCTAAAGCTTTCGTTGATAATAAGCGCAATATCCTCAATGCTGCTAAGACCAACCTTAACAATATCATTGAAGAGCGTGGGTATCTAGACGACAAGCTAAATGAAATTTCAAAGCTTACCTATAATGAAAAGAACTGGGCTAAGTTTATGGATAGCCTCTCAACGATCGCAGAGAATAACAATATTAAAATTTACGCTATTCACAGCGATAGAAGAGAGCCTAGCATCAAACAAATTTTTCAGCCTGAGGCTTTGCTGGATATAGATGTGAAATTTGAAGGAGCATTTTCGAATGTCCTTAGGTATATCAACCTAATCGAACAATCGGAGATGATCGTAGATGTAAATAAGATGGATATCAATGCCACTAAAAATGGCAAAATCGGTGGAAGCATCGGTATATCTATCTGGGGAGTAAATTACTAATGAAAAAGTTAATTTTATGCTCTTTGCTGCTTTCTACTGCTCTGTTTGCCGTAGATAATAATCAGACGGTAGCGCCTAGCAATGGTGCCTATAAGGCTAGATACGATGCTATATTTGATAATCTTAGCAAACCTAGAGTGGGTCTTAGCGATGAGCAGATAGCTTCTTTGCAAGATCCGTTTTATCCTAAAGAAGCTAATGCACCTAGAGAAGCTAATCAGCAGGTGGATCTAGGTTATCAGCTAGTAGGTATTATGGGCGATAAGGTTAAGCTAAACGATAAGTGGTATGGTTTGGGCGAGTATATAGGCTCATATAAGATCGTGCAAATAACGGGCAATAGCGTTATTATTACCAACGACGATGAAAATAAAGTCGAACTAACACTAAAACAAGGAAGTCAAAATGTCATTATTACATATAAGTAAAAAGCTTAGCATAGCCGCTATGCTTGCTTTGTCTGTTACGGCTACTAGTCTATATGCTGCTCCCGCAACTGCAGGTAACTGCGATAGGAAGGCGCTAAATATTAAGATTAACGATACCGTTACGCTAAATGAGATGCTAGCTCAGCTATCCGATATGTGCCGCTTTTCGGTGGTAGCAAAAGACGCTATCGCTCAAGAGGAGATGAGTAAGCCACTGCAAGGCGTAAGCATCAAAGACCTTTCTTTACGCGAAGTTTTAGATCTACTCATAAAAGAGAATAATCTAAGCTATGAGTATTCTCATGGTATATTAAAAATTTCGGCGCTAGAGACTAGGACTTTTAAGGTGGATTACATCACTTCTATTAGAGAAGGTACTGCTGTTACTAAATCTTCTGTCGATTCCGCACCTACGAAAGTGGATGATAGCGACGATAAAGAAAATAAAGAAGATAATAAGATCACTACCAAAGAGAAATTTGATTTTTGGGAGAAGATTAGCGAGGAAATCACCTCTGTTTTAAATAACGGTACCGAAAAATACGTCGCAGTCGCTCCTATTATAAATCAAAATGCCGGTTTAGTAACCGTTACTGCTATGAAGTCTCAGATAGCTCGCGTCGATAGATATCTAAGCGGTATGCAAAAACGCCTTAGTCGCCAAGTCTTGCTAGATGTAAATATCATATCTGTCGAGCTAAATAACGAATACACCACCGGTATAGATTGGAGTAAATTTCAACTAGGATTTAATACCTATGTAGGCGGAGATCCGACTAAGCTTTCAGGCTATCACATAGATAACGGCAATAGAGGAAAGGCTAGCGATACTCACGGAACTTGGACGATAGGGGCTAATCTAAATTTTAATATCGACGGTTTGATTAACTTCCTAGAGACTAAAGGTAAAACCAAGATTATTTCAAGCCCTAAGGTAACTACGATGAATAATCAGCCTGCTATTATCTCTGTAGGTGATACCATTAACTACGTATTAAAATCTACTACTACAGGTGATTATCAAGGCGGAGATACTCAGTCGGATGATCAGTATTCGATCTTTGTAGGTATTCTTTTGAATATCTTGCCTGAAATTTCAGATGATAATAGGATTATGCTACGAATCAATCCATCTTTAAGTTCTCTTAAATATGCGGAAGATAATGTAAGAAAAGAAAACGGCAGAAGAGATATCGCACCTGATACTTTGCAAAAGAAACTCTCTAGTGTAGTTTGGGTAGATGATGGCGATACTGTAATTTTAGGCGGCTTGATTGGTGCAACTAAGTCCAAGAATAACACTAGGGTGCCTGTACTAGCAGAAATTCCATTAATCGGAAATCTT
This genomic stretch from uncultured Campylobacter sp. harbors:
- the rplI gene encoding 50S ribosomal protein L9 translates to MKVLLIKDVKGLGKAGEIKEVKDGYGNNFLIGKGYAKAATTEVLRKFEADKKKQAELEKYEVASLQKLAEELAKIRVKIVKQTGESGALFGSVTKDEIATALKEQKGIEIDKKILETEAIKTTGIYDVNAKLKHGISAKFEIEVASV
- the hslV gene encoding ATP-dependent protease subunit HslV, whose amino-acid sequence is MFEATTILAYKGAKGSVIGGDGQVTFGNTVLKGNATKIRKIGKEGNVLAGFAGSTADAFNLFDMFEKCLDGAKGDLLRAVIEFSKQWRKDKYLRKLEAMMLVLDRKNIFLLSGTGDVVEPDDGKIAAIGSGGNYALSAARALDKFASLDEEELVKQSLKIAGEICIYTNENIKTYAIWDEKR
- the hslU gene encoding HslU--HslV peptidase ATPase subunit, whose protein sequence is MMTPKQIVEKLDEYIIGQNSAKRTIAVALRNRYRRMALEDEMKNEVMPKNILMIGSTGVGKTEIARRLSKMFGLPFIKVEASKYTEVGFVGRDVESMVRDLAAASVNLVRGEEFEKNKDKIDDYIKRKILEKVLPPLPRGASEEKVADYEKSYEKMAAKLERGDLDDLSIEIEVSENALESNPNLPPEMANMQESFIKVIGISTRKSKKEMKVKDAKVALKSEASEKVLDMESIKAEAVRRAQNEGIIFIDEIDKVAVSSGNSGRQDPSKEGVQRDLLPIVEGSSVSTKFGNIDTDHILFIAAGAFHISKPSDLIPELQGRFPLRVELDSLDEAALCEILTKPKNSLLKQYSALLKTEGVELEFSEDGVKAIAKFAASTNEKVEDIGARRLHTIMEKVLEDISFEADKFKGQKIVVDEKLVSEKLAGIASDEDLAKYIL
- the era gene encoding GTPase Era, producing MKSGFVTLIGRTNAGKSSLLNYLCGEKISLVSHKINATRRKINGIVMNGADQVIFTDTPGLHESAKLMNKLMVEVALGAIEGCDLVLFLAPVHDDTAEYEKFLNLNAGTKHIVILTKIDEANDEKIVQRLLQYQKFTDKFEAIIPVSIKKKVYKKQVLDEICKILPEHEYFYDPEILSATNEREIYRDFILEAIFESMSDEIPYCSDVVMEKVVEKPGLISVYARIITDTNSHKEMLIGKNGEAIKRIGIRAKKLISNFSKVKIYLKLTVFVKKSWKNDEFRVKTDFIY
- the mshL gene encoding pilus (MSHA type) biogenesis protein MshL; this encodes MSLLHISKKLSIAAMLALSVTATSLYAAPATAGNCDRKALNIKINDTVTLNEMLAQLSDMCRFSVVAKDAIAQEEMSKPLQGVSIKDLSLREVLDLLIKENNLSYEYSHGILKISALETRTFKVDYITSIREGTAVTKSSVDSAPTKVDDSDDKENKEDNKITTKEKFDFWEKISEEITSVLNNGTEKYVAVAPIINQNAGLVTVTAMKSQIARVDRYLSGMQKRLSRQVLLDVNIISVELNNEYTTGIDWSKFQLGFNTYVGGDPTKLSGYHIDNGNRGKASDTHGTWTIGANLNFNIDGLINFLETKGKTKIISSPKVTTMNNQPAIISVGDTINYVLKSTTTGDYQGGDTQSDDQYSIFVGILLNILPEISDDNRIMLRINPSLSSLKYAEDNVRKENGRRDIAPDTLQKKLSSVVWVDDGDTVILGGLIGATKSKNNTRVPVLAEIPLIGNLFKSTADILSTSELIFVVTPHIIDNTGAPLATSLKELGYSKSIYENE